The genomic DNA TGAATGGTCCATTGTCCTTCCTGCCGCATCCGGCGTCCCGAAAGTAACGAGGGGCCCGGATATTTCGCAGGGCCACTCTGAGAATGTGCCGGGGGGGATGACCAGCGGAAAAGGCGAAACGGAGTCCCGGCTTACCACTCCAGGCTCAGGAGGGCCAGGAGGCCCGAGGCAATGATGATGCCGCCGGAGATGAAGTTCACCCAGCGAAGTTGATCGGAATGGAACCGCTTGCGGTAAATGCTGAAGATGCCGACGAGGAACAGCCACCAGAGCGCCGAACCGAGGAAGACGCCGAGGATAAGGACGCCGGCGGAAAAGGCGCTTCCCTTGATCTCGGCGAGCCCGAACCCGGCGAAGACAGCGCCGAAGGAGAAGATGGTCATGGGATTGGTCAAGGTCAGGATAAACGTGGACGAGTACATGCCTGCGAATTTTTTGAGGGTCTTGGGGTAATCTCGTTTCGGGTCCGTATCCGCAA from Nitrospirota bacterium includes the following:
- a CDS encoding LysE family transporter; protein product: MDTIFFLKGLIIGFVIAAPVGPIGVLCARRTLLFGRRAGFFSGMGAATADAIYGFVAAFGLTLVSNFLIGHNVFLRIVGGTLLCTLGVKALFADTDPKRDYPKTLKKFAGMYSSTFILTLTNPMTIFSFGAVFAGFGLAEIKGSAFSAGVLILGVFLGSALWWLFLVGIFSIYRKRFHSDQLRWVNFISGGIIIASGLLALLSLEW